The following proteins are encoded in a genomic region of Leishmania major strain Friedlin complete genome, chromosome 25:
- a CDS encoding putative RNA-binding protein, UPB1 encodes MSQQMTPPQQQPQQQQPQQQPPQQQPPQQVYNPEPEALRNLMVNYIPTTVDEVQLRQLFERFGPIEGVKIVCDRETRQSRGYGFVKYHSAASAQQAVNELNGFNILNKRLKVALAASGNQRQRNYNPHQNANPAANMGYYGGNFAAGYPQANPYAQQQMMAMQQQYMMQQPGQQPRQ; translated from the coding sequence ATGTCTCAGCAGATGACtcctcctcagcagcagccccagcagcagcagccccagcagcagccgccccagcagcagccgccgcagcaggtgtACAACCCTGAGCCGGAGGCACTGCGTAACCTGATGGTGAACTACATCCCCACAACTGTCGATGaggtgcagctccgccagctgttCGAGCGCTTTGGCCCGATCGAGGGCGTCAAGATCGTGTGCGACCGCGAGACGCGCCAGAGCCGCGGATACGGCTTCGTGAAGTACCACtcggcggcgtccgcgcaGCAGGCTGTGAACGAGCTGAACGGGTTCAACATCCTGAACAAGCGCCTGAAGGTTGCGCTTGCCGCGTCGGGCAACCAGCGCCAGCGCAACTACAACCCGCATCAGAACGCGAACCCTGCTGCGAACATGGGGTACTACGGTGGCAACTTCGCTGCCGGCTACCCGCAGGCGAACCcgtacgcgcagcagcagatgatggcgatgcagcagcagtacatGATGCAGCAGCCGGGACAGCAGCCCCGCCAGTAA
- a CDS encoding putative RNA-binding protein, UPB2: protein MAQHMAPQQQPPQQQPPQQVYNPEPEALRNLMVNYIPTTVDEVQLRQLFERFGPIEGVKIVCDRETRQSRGYGFVKYHSAASAQQAVNELNGFNILNKRLKVALAASGNQRQRNYNPHQNANPAANMGYYGGNFAAGYPQANPYAQQQMMAMQQQYMMQQPGQQPRQ, encoded by the coding sequence ATGGCGCAGCACATGGcccctcagcagcagccgccccagcagcagccgccgcagcaggtgtACAACCCTGAGCCGGAGGCACTGCGTAACCTGATGGTGAACTACATCCCCACAACTGTCGATGaggtgcagctccgccagctgttCGAGCGCTTTGGCCCGATCGAGGGCGTCAAGATCGTGTGCGACCGCGAGACGCGCCAGAGCCGCGGATACGGCTTCGTGAAGTACCACtcggcggcgtccgcgcaGCAGGCTGTGAACGAGCTGAACGGGTTCAACATCCTGAACAAGCGCCTGAAGGTTGCGCTTGCCGCGTCGGGCAACCAGCGCCAGCGCAACTACAACCCGCATCAGAACGCGAACCCTGCTGCGAACATGGGGTACTACGGTGGCAACTTCGCTGCCGGCTACCCGCAGGCGAACCcgtacgcgcagcagcagatgatggcgatgcagcagcagtacatGATGCAGCAGCCGGGACAGCAGCCCCGCCAGTAA
- a CDS encoding putative RNA-binding protein: MSFAQNGTAPSTPAQQSKPEPDASPVAGEGSTSGRCAFDPEALRNLIVNYLPPLMNEAQVYELFGQFGRIESVKIIYDKITGESRGYGFVKYYFFFSATYAVSCLNRFEIGGKKLKVAYANAPAAKEAYDMLRLSAVALSVQQQQAMQSMYYHQMVLAQEQQGASAASSVAASAPMVGGADYGPYMNRVGGGYAMRQRESGAGYAQGMYPGMVAGGSVYLAGPFASGSRIVTPAIAPIGF; encoded by the coding sequence ATGTCGTTCGCGCAGAACGGGACCGCCCCCTCTACcccggcgcagcagagcaagCCCGAGCCGGACGCTTCCCCTGTCGCGGGTGAGGGCAGCACGTCTGGCCGCTGCGCGTTCGACCctgaggcgctgcgcaactTGATCGTCAACTACCTTCCACCGCTGATGAATGAGGCGCAGGTGTACGAGCTGTTTGGTCAGTTTGGCAGGATCGAGAGTGTTAAGATTATCTACGACAAAATCACTGGCGAGAGTCGCGGCTACGGGTTTGTGAAGTACTacttcttcttctccgctACCTATGCCGTGTCCTGCTTGAACCGGTTCGAGATTGGCGGCAAGAAGCTGAAGGTGGCGTACGCGAACGCCCCAGCAGCCAAGGAAGCGTACGACATGCTGCGACTCTCGGCGGTTGCGCTgagcgtgcagcagcagcaagccaTGCAGTCCATGTACTACCACCAGATGGTTCTtgcgcaagagcagcagggGGCGTCAGCCGCGAGTTCGGTTGCAGCCTCGGCTCCGATGGTTGGTGGTGCCGACTACGGCCCATACATGAACAGAGTGGGCGGCGGCTACGCGATGAGGCAACGCGAAAGCGGTGCCGGCTATGCTCAAGGCATGTACCCGGGAATGGTGGCAGGCGGTTCCGTCTACCTTGCCGGTCCGTTCGCAAGTGGTAGTCGTATTGTCACCCCAGCCATTGCCCCGATCGGCTTCTAA
- the ABCB1 gene encoding putative ATP-binding cassette protein subfamily B,member 1, which produces MRSSSRLAWQPVSCTALTSVRRLASDIRLRTDYGNATPAQRPKASKGLIYVTEPATRKGSFARYVRSARDQAPYIAGAVVGVCIYSAATLAIPAGFGALIDQASRGQMPLGTSMQLLGWFSLCATGNYLRLYCIGYAGENIIAKLRRALYSGILRQPAAFFDSTENRTGALVQRLSMDCNVVGSSLTEAVTNGSKNLLQTIGSISVMLYYSPLLTSVIVCMIPPVAIFAGSYGRYIRKLQHNMQDALADMGTVAEERLSNIRTVKSFGTEAQEESWYDKGVQRVFDLSMRMVRWNSVYVASLQTVGYGAMYCIMWAGSMLVTSGHLTPGVLFSFMLYTVYCGIGLMGLTNLATEINKGYGASLRLFDILDKAEALRQTHTTCKQLTPITCNWRVTFKDVSFAYPTRPEALIYRNMSLTIEPSRCTCVVGSSGSGKSSLAMLLLKLYEPTAGLVQLGEHDLRDISSQWLHEHIGYVGQEPVLFGGSIAQNIAYGAPGRNWDDPIDRWLYAAVVEAARKANAHDFISALPDGYDTFVGESGRSLSGGQKQRIAIARALMRHPRITILDEATSALDSESEVVVHDAISRLIEESKDSKRQHTVLMFAHKLSMIRKADHILVLDKGQVAVEGTFAKVSKNKLFCDLVGLVGTPQVGAGTS; this is translated from the coding sequence ATGCGGAGCTCCTCGCGGCTTGCTTGGCAGCCCGTCTCGTGTACCGCCTTGACGAGTGTGCGGCGGCTCGCCTCCGACATCCGTCTGCGCACTGACTACGGCAacgcgacgccggcgcaacGGCCCAAGGCAAGCAAAGGGCTGATCTATGTGACAGAGCCGGCAACGCGGAAGGGCTCCTTTGCCCGCTATGTGCGTTCTGCGCGGGACCAGGCGCCGTACATTGCCGGCGCCGTGGTGGGGGTGTGCATCTACAGTGCAGCGACACTCGCCATTCCCGCCGGCTTTGGCGCACTCATCGACCAAGCAAGCAGAGGGCAGATGCCGCTCGGCACGtcgatgcagctgctgggtTGGTTCAGTCTCTGTGCGACGGGCAACTACCTGCGGTTGTACTGCATCGGCTACGCGGGCGAGAACATCATcgcgaagctgcgccgcgccttGTACAGCGGCATCTTGCGTCAGCCGGCAGCGTTTTTCGACTCCACAGAGAACCGCACCGGCGCGCTCGTGCAACGACTGTCCATGGACTGCAACGTCGTGGGCAGCTCCCTGACAGAGGCGGTGACAAACGGCAGCAAGAATCTGCTGCAGACGATCGGCAGCATCAGCGTGATGCTCTACTACTCACCGTTGCTGACGAGCGTGATCGTGTGTATGATACCGCCGGTGGCCATCTTCGCCGGCTCGTACGGCCGTTACATTCGCAAGCTGCAGCACAATATGCAGGATGCCCTGGCCGACATgggcaccgtcgccgaggaGCGGCTGTCAAACATCCGCACCGTGAAGTCCTTCGGCACTGAGGCGCAAGAGGAGTCCTGGTACGACAAGGGCGTCCAGCGTGTCTTCGATCTCAGCATGCGCATGGTGCGCTGGAACTCCGTCTACGTCGCTTCACTGCAGACGGTGGGGTATGGCGCCATGTACTGTATCATGTGGGCCGGCTCGATGCTCGTCACCTCCGGCCATCTGACCCCTGGcgttctcttctccttcatGCTCTATACGGTGTACTGCGGCATTGGGCTAATGGGGTTGACGAATCTGGCCACCGAGATTAATAAGGGCTACGGCGCCTCGCTGCGACTCTTTGACATCCTGGACAAGGCCGAGGCATtgcggcagacgcacacaacaTGCAAACAGTTGACGCCGATCACGTGCAACTGGCGCGTGACTTTCAAGGACGTGTCCTTCGCCTACCCTACGCGGCCGGAGGCGCTCATCTACAGAAACATGAGCCTCACCATCGAGCCGTCCCGCTGCACTTGCGTTgttggcagcagcggctccggCAAGTCGTCCTTGgccatgctgctgctgaagctaTACGAGCCGACAGCCGGCTTGGTGCAGCTTGGCGAGCACGACCTCAGAGACATCAGCTCACAGTGGCTGCACGAGCATATTGGCTACGTTGGGCAGGAGCCGGTGCTGTTTGGCGGGTCCATCGCACAGAACATCGCCTACGGCGCTCCAGGCCGCAACTGGGATGACCCGATCGATCGCTGGCTCtacgctgccgtcgtcgaggCGGCCCGCAAGGCCAACGCGCACGACTTCATTTCCGCGCTGCCGGACGGGTACGACACGTTCGTTGGCGAGAGCGGCCGCAGCCTGTCTGGCgggcagaagcagcgcatcgccatCGCGCGTGCCCTCATGCGCCATCCGCGTATCACCATCCTAGACGAGGCGACGTCTGCGCTCGACAGCGAGagtgaggtggtggtgcacgACGCCATCTCGCGCCTGATCGAGGAGTCGAAGGACtcgaagcggcagcacacggTGCTCATGTTCGCACACAAGTTGAGCATGATCCGAAAGGCGGACCACATACTCGTGCTGGACAAGGGCCAGGTTGCTGTTGAGGGCACTTTCGCGAAGGTGTCCAAGAACAAGCTCTTCTGCGACCTCGTGGGGCTCGTCGGCACACCGCAGGTAGGCGCCGGCACGTCGTGA